The proteins below come from a single Holdemania massiliensis genomic window:
- the hemW gene encoding radical SAM family heme chaperone HemW, whose amino-acid sequence MCAAATFKNQSLYVHIPFCQGICAYCDFTRVRYHAGLADQYLTQLANELKQRVPRQAMETVYIGGGTPTALSLNQLRRLLDMLKPYTEGALEVTIEANPEAIKPELIDILLTGGVNRISLGLQSCDDQILKQIGRHHTFDQARQAIRLLQQAGLTNISCDLIYSLPGQTREQWTATLQGVLSLNIPHCSLYSLTIEEHSEFGRTGKQPLDEDTEASMYFEAVQVLKQAGYQHYEISNFALAGYASRHNLHYWQYDDFYGVGLGASGKLSAYRYDNTRNFQDYFKGQWIAEKIELTREDQMFEMVMMNLRTAAGLSLIEFERIFQMPVTSVYPQAIQNGLCRGWLHLDEEHLAATDSGMALLNTILEEFLD is encoded by the coding sequence ATGTGCGCCGCCGCTACCTTTAAGAATCAGTCATTGTATGTCCATATTCCTTTTTGTCAGGGGATTTGTGCATACTGTGATTTTACCCGTGTACGTTATCATGCCGGGCTGGCGGATCAGTATTTAACACAGTTAGCCAACGAGCTAAAGCAGCGGGTGCCGCGTCAGGCGATGGAAACCGTCTATATCGGCGGCGGAACGCCGACCGCTTTGTCCCTGAATCAGCTGCGACGGCTGCTGGACATGCTGAAACCGTACACGGAAGGCGCCTTGGAAGTGACGATCGAAGCTAATCCCGAGGCGATAAAGCCGGAACTGATTGACATTCTGTTAACCGGAGGGGTCAATCGAATATCCCTCGGTCTGCAGTCCTGTGACGATCAAATTCTAAAACAGATTGGTCGCCATCATACTTTTGATCAGGCCCGTCAGGCAATCCGGTTGCTGCAGCAGGCAGGTTTAACCAATATATCCTGTGATCTGATTTACAGTCTGCCGGGACAGACGAGGGAACAATGGACGGCAACGCTGCAGGGCGTATTATCCTTAAATATCCCGCATTGCTCGCTGTACTCGCTGACGATTGAGGAACACAGTGAATTTGGCCGGACAGGGAAACAACCGTTGGATGAGGATACCGAAGCAAGCATGTATTTTGAAGCTGTGCAAGTTTTGAAACAGGCGGGCTATCAGCATTATGAAATCTCGAATTTTGCCCTTGCCGGTTATGCTTCCAGGCACAATTTGCATTATTGGCAGTACGATGATTTCTATGGTGTTGGTCTGGGTGCCAGCGGCAAACTGAGTGCCTACAGATATGACAATACCCGTAATTTTCAGGACTATTTCAAGGGTCAGTGGATCGCGGAGAAGATTGAGCTGACGCGCGAAGATCAGATGTTCGAGATGGTGATGATGAATCTGCGCACGGCTGCGGGTTTATCCTTAATCGAGTTTGAGCGGATTTTTCAAATGCCGGTGACTTCCGTCTATCCCCAAGCAATCCAAAACGGTCTTTGCCGAGGTTGGCTGCATCTGGATGAGGAACATTTAGCGGCGACGGACAGCGGAATGGCGCTGTTAAATACTATATTGGAGGAGTTTCTGGATTAA
- a CDS encoding NAD(P)-dependent oxidoreductase, with the protein MSKIAWIGTGVMGKSMVSHLLNQGDEVTVYNRTAAKAEALREKGAQVAQTVAEAVKDADFIFTIVGFPKDVEEVYSEIFETAKPGAIAVDMTTSSPSLAVQLHTLGQQHQIRVLDAPVSGGDSGAAAGTLSIMVGGDEADFNACLPYFNKMGKSILLMGPAGSGQHTKMANQIAIAGTVSAVAEAIVYAKVNGLDPEKLLGAISKGAAGSWQMSNNGVKMLQQDYNPGFFIKHFIKDMRLAKEAAAAQNVELPVLDIVLSMYEQMQDEGEGDLGTQAIIKHYTK; encoded by the coding sequence ATGAGTAAAATAGCATGGATCGGAACGGGAGTCATGGGCAAATCCATGGTTTCCCATCTGTTAAATCAAGGTGATGAAGTAACGGTTTACAATCGTACAGCAGCGAAGGCCGAAGCATTAAGAGAAAAAGGAGCACAGGTGGCCCAGACAGTCGCCGAAGCGGTAAAGGATGCTGACTTCATCTTCACGATTGTTGGTTTTCCAAAAGACGTTGAGGAAGTTTACAGCGAAATCTTCGAGACTGCCAAACCGGGAGCCATTGCCGTCGATATGACGACCTCCTCCCCATCCCTGGCCGTCCAGCTGCACACATTAGGACAGCAGCATCAGATCCGCGTTTTGGATGCGCCGGTTTCCGGCGGTGACAGCGGAGCTGCCGCGGGAACCTTGTCGATCATGGTCGGTGGTGATGAAGCTGATTTCAATGCCTGTCTGCCTTATTTTAATAAGATGGGAAAATCCATTCTTCTCATGGGACCTGCCGGCAGCGGTCAACATACTAAAATGGCTAATCAAATTGCAATTGCCGGCACGGTCAGCGCCGTTGCGGAAGCAATCGTCTATGCGAAGGTCAACGGCTTGGATCCGGAGAAACTGCTCGGCGCCATCAGCAAAGGCGCGGCCGGCAGCTGGCAGATGAGCAACAACGGCGTTAAAATGCTGCAGCAGGATTATAACCCAGGCTTCTTTATCAAGCATTTTATTAAAGACATGCGACTGGCAAAAGAAGCGGCCGCAGCGCAGAATGTGGAGCTACCGGTTCTGGATATTGTGCTGTCCATGTACGAACAAATGCAGGATGAGGGAGAGGGAGACCTGGGAACTCAGGCCATCATCAAGCATTACACAAAATAA
- a CDS encoding GGDEF domain-containing protein, whose amino-acid sequence MKLTKRSSGLMLLASLVFVGTICGIFVDQQRRMRQEFNTLILENLASYSASQRRQFHGIVTDAGHTLKSIAGVLSAVEVSAEEPWLDTYLATMNEGNRYYEIQYSTENEIDQWIQQGAEASTAFWQEVQTQAEVTLGFLQMEDQVYFLIAQPILRQGSHEGALWTRLEASTLPTLAMNSPVFKKVTALVVKPEGTILYSSNVDFPSTGNLLTSLSSLSLPADFIQTMKELLDQPKGEACYFQAEGRQFFYSVSPLAKDWVLINFVQTPDVLIRSDHILNSVLISGVILIAATLLLCLSLVSVLFRKRRQLDLDQQRYTMLAQFLDTILFEYDLNQDKIEFTSNADVHFGQDKRVIRQVSKNPEIKALIHLEDFPPRRRYSLQQLTEMQEQIFTASVGLRVKDGSFRQFACQYKWVFSEGELVKMIGKLTDITGHYSREQQLLKQAQRDVLTQLYNKAGEDAIEAQLKQDPRGILIMADLDNFKEINDRYGHAAGDQVLKAFADILKRLFRSEDILMRTGGDEFIMFIHGLQEPGLGKQKARQILDQVQQLHFESLPDLQLTASLGVARSPGAGTSARALIESADQAMYASKEKGKGNVTDYAEMNENCDK is encoded by the coding sequence ATGAAACTGACTAAACGATCAAGCGGTTTGATGCTTTTGGCCAGTTTGGTTTTTGTGGGGACGATCTGCGGTATTTTTGTTGATCAGCAGCGCCGGATGCGGCAGGAATTTAATACCTTGATCCTGGAAAATCTTGCCTCCTATTCAGCGAGTCAGCGGCGGCAGTTCCATGGCATAGTTACCGATGCCGGACATACCTTAAAAAGCATTGCGGGCGTGCTGAGCGCCGTGGAAGTGTCTGCCGAAGAACCGTGGCTGGATACTTATTTGGCTACGATGAATGAAGGCAATCGGTATTATGAAATTCAATACAGTACAGAAAACGAAATTGATCAATGGATACAGCAGGGTGCAGAAGCGTCGACAGCCTTTTGGCAAGAGGTTCAGACTCAGGCTGAAGTGACACTGGGTTTTTTGCAGATGGAGGATCAAGTTTATTTTCTGATCGCTCAGCCGATATTGCGCCAGGGTTCACATGAGGGCGCTTTGTGGACCCGGCTTGAAGCTTCAACCTTGCCTACTTTAGCCATGAATAGTCCAGTGTTTAAAAAAGTTACAGCTTTGGTTGTAAAGCCGGAAGGAACGATTCTGTATTCCAGCAATGTTGATTTTCCCTCGACTGGAAATCTTCTGACATCTCTGTCTTCCCTTTCCCTGCCTGCCGATTTTATTCAGACGATGAAGGAATTGTTAGACCAGCCAAAGGGAGAGGCTTGCTATTTCCAGGCCGAAGGACGGCAGTTTTTCTATTCTGTCTCGCCGCTGGCAAAGGATTGGGTACTCATTAATTTTGTTCAGACACCGGATGTGTTGATCCGTTCTGATCACATTCTCAATAGCGTCTTGATTTCCGGGGTTATTTTGATTGCGGCAACCTTGCTGCTGTGCCTGAGTTTAGTAAGCGTGCTGTTTCGCAAACGCAGACAGCTTGATCTGGACCAGCAGCGCTATACAATGCTGGCTCAGTTTCTGGATACGATTTTATTTGAGTATGATCTGAATCAAGATAAGATTGAGTTTACGTCCAATGCCGATGTCCATTTTGGTCAGGATAAGCGCGTGATCAGACAGGTTTCAAAGAATCCGGAAATTAAGGCTTTGATTCATCTTGAAGATTTTCCGCCCCGCCGGCGATATTCCTTACAGCAGCTAACTGAAATGCAGGAACAGATCTTTACTGCATCGGTAGGGCTGCGCGTGAAAGATGGGTCATTCCGCCAGTTTGCCTGTCAATATAAGTGGGTATTCAGCGAGGGTGAACTCGTTAAAATGATCGGCAAATTGACCGATATCACGGGTCACTACAGCCGCGAACAACAGCTTTTAAAGCAGGCGCAGCGTGATGTTTTGACCCAGCTTTATAACAAGGCTGGAGAAGACGCGATCGAAGCTCAGCTGAAGCAGGATCCGCGGGGAATTCTGATTATGGCGGACCTGGATAATTTTAAGGAAATTAATGATCGGTATGGCCACGCCGCCGGTGATCAGGTTCTGAAAGCTTTTGCGGATATTCTGAAGCGTCTGTTTCGAAGTGAGGATATTTTGATGCGTACGGGCGGAGATGAGTTTATCATGTTTATCCATGGTCTTCAGGAACCAGGTTTGGGAAAACAGAAAGCCCGGCAGATATTGGATCAGGTTCAGCAGCTGCACTTTGAATCGCTGCCGGATCTTCAGCTGACGGCCAGTCTGGGCGTTGCCCGCAGCCCTGGGGCCGGAACGAGCGCCAGGGCGCTGATTGAAAGCGCAGATCAAGCCATGTATGCATCTAAAGAGAAAGGGAAAGGGAATGTCACGGATTATGCGGAAATGAATGAAAACTGCGATAAATAA
- the rpsO gene encoding 30S ribosomal protein S15, with amino-acid sequence MLSKAEKTAIIKEYARFEGDTGSVEVQVAVLTAQINRLTEHLKEHKKDYHSTRGLMMMVGRRRKFLAYLRDTDINRYRELIQRLGLRK; translated from the coding sequence ATGTTAAGTAAAGCAGAAAAGACTGCAATCATCAAAGAATACGCTCGTTTTGAAGGTGACACAGGTTCCGTTGAGGTTCAGGTTGCCGTTCTGACAGCGCAGATCAACCGCCTGACAGAGCATTTAAAGGAACACAAGAAAGACTACCATTCAACACGGGGTCTGATGATGATGGTTGGCCGCAGAAGAAAGTTCTTAGCTTACCTGCGTGATACGGATATCAACCGTTACCGTGAACTGATTCAGCGCTTAGGTCTGAGAAAATAA
- a CDS encoding cation:proton antiporter, producing MLSSLNLQPNSELGLCLAIILLSGFLLTRITKLLKLPNVTAYILTGVLLGPFCFKVIPIGVISSLGFVTDVALGFIAFGVGRYFLFHELKRNGINILILTCCEALIAAVVIIFVMIVIFRQPLAFALLLGAIGSATAPASTIMTIRQYQAKGDFVNLILQVVALDDAVSILAFSVCAAIAEALVQHSAMNIMVFIEPILTNGMAVAMGIGCGFIMHKMITEKRSDDNRLIIAVSMILIMSALCTALDVSPLLCCMAMGAAYLNLSKDIQLFDQVSSFTPPIMTIFFVVSGMNLNIPALRYVGLIGLGFFFFRIVGKLAGSWIGCSLIQAPATTRNYFGLALVPSAGVAIGLAALGQRILPGEYGTLLSTVILSTAILYEIIGPLCAKTSLILSGSIPKENLHSSHHKHSHQAAA from the coding sequence ATGTTAAGTTCATTAAATTTACAGCCCAATTCTGAATTGGGTTTGTGTCTGGCCATTATCTTACTGAGCGGGTTCTTATTAACCCGCATCACCAAGCTGCTGAAGCTGCCCAATGTGACAGCTTATATTTTGACCGGCGTGCTGCTGGGACCGTTCTGTTTCAAGGTGATCCCCATCGGCGTCATCAGCAGCCTCGGTTTTGTCACTGATGTTGCCCTGGGTTTTATCGCTTTCGGTGTCGGCCGTTACTTTCTGTTTCATGAACTGAAGCGCAACGGCATCAACATTTTAATCCTGACCTGCTGTGAGGCGCTGATTGCCGCGGTGGTTATCATCTTCGTCATGATCGTGATCTTCCGTCAGCCCTTAGCCTTTGCCTTACTTTTGGGAGCCATCGGTTCGGCTACCGCACCCGCATCGACGATCATGACCATCCGGCAGTATCAAGCCAAGGGTGATTTCGTCAATCTGATTCTGCAGGTCGTAGCGCTCGATGATGCCGTTTCAATTCTGGCATTCAGTGTCTGCGCGGCGATCGCTGAGGCGCTAGTGCAGCATTCTGCGATGAATATCATGGTCTTCATCGAACCGATTTTAACCAACGGTATGGCGGTTGCGATGGGTATTGGCTGCGGCTTTATCATGCATAAGATGATTACGGAAAAACGTTCGGATGACAACCGCCTGATCATCGCTGTTTCGATGATTCTGATCATGAGCGCTTTGTGCACAGCTTTGGATGTTTCACCATTATTATGCTGCATGGCAATGGGCGCTGCCTATCTGAATTTGTCCAAGGATATCCAGCTGTTTGATCAGGTCAGCAGCTTCACGCCGCCGATTATGACGATCTTCTTTGTCGTCAGCGGCATGAACCTCAACATTCCGGCACTGCGCTATGTCGGTTTGATTGGTTTGGGATTCTTCTTCTTCCGTATCGTCGGCAAACTGGCTGGCTCATGGATCGGCTGTTCCTTGATTCAGGCCCCAGCGACGACCCGCAATTATTTTGGTTTAGCGTTGGTTCCTTCCGCCGGGGTTGCGATTGGCTTAGCCGCGTTAGGCCAGCGAATTCTTCCGGGTGAATATGGAACGTTGTTATCCACCGTAATTCTGTCGACAGCGATTCTCTATGAAATCATCGGTCCGCTGTGCGCCAAGACGTCTTTGATTCTTTCCGGTTCCATCCCGAAGGAGAATCTGCATTCTTCTCATCACAAACATTCTCATCAGGCTGCCGCCTGA
- a CDS encoding LysR family transcriptional regulator, producing MIDPKIRTLLALVECGNYTKTAKQLSLTQPAITHHIKLLEEEFGIKIFYKNRRQLVPTPEGEVLIKYARRAYALSENLRQALSDVRSQVKSLTLAITPTAQNNIVPHLFAKYCNEHPNVHINIITDNINNIYSKLKMYEADLAIIEGNITAPHFTSILLDTDSLCAAVSVNHPLAKKQSVSLRELQHENFILRSQSAGTRSLFESHLISQNLSIHDFNVIMEIDSVVVIKELVASNMGVTIISKNACRSEVQKKKLVTLPIENMTMVREINMVYYREFRHPEILRDIQAIYTSTLES from the coding sequence ATGATTGATCCCAAGATTAGAACGCTCTTAGCCCTGGTGGAATGCGGCAATTATACCAAAACTGCAAAACAGCTGTCATTGACGCAGCCGGCGATTACCCACCATATCAAACTGCTGGAGGAAGAGTTCGGCATTAAAATCTTTTATAAAAACCGCCGTCAGCTCGTGCCGACTCCGGAAGGGGAGGTGCTGATTAAGTATGCACGGCGGGCTTACGCGCTTTCTGAGAATCTGCGGCAGGCATTAAGCGATGTCCGCAGTCAGGTAAAAAGCCTGACGCTGGCGATTACGCCGACCGCCCAGAACAATATCGTACCGCATTTGTTTGCCAAATACTGCAACGAACATCCCAACGTGCATATCAATATTATTACGGATAACATAAATAATATTTATAGTAAGCTCAAGATGTACGAAGCTGATCTGGCCATTATCGAGGGTAATATCACGGCACCGCACTTTACTTCCATCCTGCTGGATACTGATTCGTTGTGCGCAGCGGTATCCGTGAATCATCCGCTGGCGAAGAAACAGAGTGTCTCGCTGCGTGAGCTGCAGCACGAAAACTTTATTCTCCGTTCACAAAGCGCCGGTACCCGCAGTTTATTTGAAAGTCATTTGATCTCACAGAATTTAAGCATTCATGATTTTAATGTGATCATGGAAATTGACAGTGTCGTGGTAATTAAAGAGTTGGTCGCTTCCAATATGGGAGTCACGATTATCTCGAAAAACGCCTGCCGCAGCGAGGTGCAGAAGAAAAAGCTGGTGACTTTGCCGATTGAAAACATGACGATGGTGCGGGAAATCAACATGGTGTATTATCGGGAATTCCGGCATCCGGAAATTCTGCGCGACATTCAGGCCATCTATACCTCAACTTTGGAATCCTGA
- a CDS encoding LysR family transcriptional regulator encodes MELRQLEYFVTVVQQGSILQAANALNLSQPPLSVAMKQLEQELGTPLFYRGARRIQLTAAGERFYQRSQDILALSEDTRREISAYAQGQAGVLRLGAVSSSAASLLYPRLFRFAALHPKMRYQIDEGNTFEQLNKLAAGLVEAAIVRTPFHDPSVHVLKLDADPLAVVMRSELDCFPQDQISIRQLKDQPLIYYRRFAALLSEECEKEGFLPSPRCLNDDARTSIQWAQAGLGLAIVPYSSAGFIDLSTMHVKPLDCPRLVTQTCLIWPKKRPLSAPTALLIDFLTQDSKVEV; translated from the coding sequence ATGGAACTGCGTCAGCTTGAATACTTTGTCACCGTCGTACAACAGGGCAGCATTCTGCAGGCTGCCAACGCATTGAATTTATCCCAGCCGCCTTTAAGCGTAGCCATGAAACAGCTGGAACAGGAGCTGGGCACACCCCTGTTTTACCGCGGCGCACGGCGAATTCAGCTGACCGCAGCCGGAGAACGATTTTATCAGCGGTCCCAGGATATTCTGGCGCTAAGTGAGGATACCCGGCGGGAAATCAGTGCTTACGCTCAAGGGCAGGCGGGCGTCCTGCGCTTGGGAGCGGTATCCTCCTCAGCGGCCTCCTTATTATACCCGCGGCTATTTCGTTTCGCCGCTCTGCATCCAAAAATGCGCTATCAGATCGACGAAGGCAATACCTTTGAACAGCTGAACAAGCTGGCAGCCGGGCTGGTGGAAGCGGCAATCGTACGCACGCCGTTTCATGATCCTTCAGTCCATGTACTGAAACTGGACGCCGATCCGCTGGCCGTGGTCATGCGAAGCGAGCTGGATTGTTTCCCCCAAGATCAAATATCCATTCGTCAGCTGAAAGATCAGCCTCTGATCTATTACCGCCGCTTTGCCGCACTGCTCAGTGAAGAATGCGAAAAGGAAGGCTTTCTGCCTTCCCCACGCTGTCTGAATGATGACGCCCGAACCTCGATTCAATGGGCGCAGGCTGGCCTCGGTCTGGCGATTGTTCCCTATTCCTCCGCCGGTTTTATCGATCTTTCAACGATGCATGTCAAGCCGCTTGACTGTCCCCGCTTAGTCACCCAAACCTGTCTGATCTGGCCGAAAAAACGGCCGCTCTCCGCGCCCACCGCACTCTTAATTGACTTTCTGACTCAGGATTCCAAAGTTGAGGTATAG
- a CDS encoding ABC transporter ATP-binding protein: MKTIVSYFRYFKKELIFGPVFKLAEAIFELLVPLVMAQIIDIGIAQKDLTYILQRGGIIVIFALVGIVCSATCQYYAARCSQGMGTVLRKSVYHKINQLSAQQVSQFSSSSLITRLTNDVNQVQQAVAMLIRLAIRAPFLVIGSLAMAMMIDRQLALIFLAVILVIAVVLGVLMTCSSHFFKAVQRQLDRISQISQENLEGQRVIRAFSRQKLETERFDQAAQASYHASMRVGWISGLFNPATQIVINLGIVVLLYCGSFQINSGALSQGNLVALVNYMTQMFLALVVLANLFVIFTKAAASASRIEAVLKTEAQIVGGTSVFTETEDPLLELEEVSFGYSEGESAVEGISFTIHAGQTIGLIGGTGCGKSTIVQLLPRLIDPTSGIIRFCGKPLQMYSLADLRKQIRIVPQKAVLFSGTIRENLRWGNETASDEQLWQALELAQVKTFVEAMEQGLDTMLVQGGKNCSGGQRQRLCIARALVGQPQLLVLDDSTSALDYQTDARLRSGLKTLSGSQAVLIVSQRIASIRHADRILVMDQGRLVGQGTHEELLENCKFYQEIVRSQTREDQR, encoded by the coding sequence ATGAAAACGATTGTTTCCTATTTTCGATATTTTAAGAAAGAACTGATTTTCGGTCCGGTATTTAAACTGGCAGAAGCCATCTTTGAGCTGCTCGTCCCCTTGGTTATGGCACAGATCATTGACATTGGCATTGCCCAGAAGGATTTGACTTACATTCTGCAGCGGGGCGGTATTATCGTGATTTTTGCGTTGGTGGGGATTGTCTGTTCCGCAACATGTCAGTATTATGCTGCACGCTGTTCGCAGGGGATGGGAACGGTCCTGCGCAAAAGCGTCTATCACAAGATCAATCAACTCTCAGCCCAACAAGTCAGTCAATTTTCTTCCTCTTCGCTGATCACCCGGTTGACTAATGACGTCAATCAAGTCCAGCAGGCTGTCGCGATGTTGATTCGTTTGGCCATCCGCGCGCCGTTTCTGGTGATCGGATCGCTGGCGATGGCGATGATGATTGACCGCCAACTGGCGCTGATTTTCCTCGCCGTCATTCTAGTAATCGCCGTGGTTCTAGGTGTGCTGATGACCTGTTCTTCTCATTTTTTTAAGGCTGTGCAGCGGCAGCTGGACCGTATCTCACAGATCAGCCAGGAAAATCTGGAAGGCCAGCGTGTCATCCGCGCCTTTTCCCGGCAGAAGCTGGAGACAGAGCGGTTTGATCAGGCAGCTCAGGCAAGTTATCATGCTTCGATGCGGGTCGGCTGGATCAGCGGTCTGTTCAATCCGGCCACGCAGATCGTGATCAATTTGGGAATTGTCGTCTTGTTGTACTGCGGCAGTTTTCAGATTAACAGCGGAGCACTCAGCCAGGGCAATCTCGTCGCTCTGGTCAACTACATGACGCAGATGTTTCTGGCTTTGGTTGTGCTGGCCAACTTATTTGTGATCTTCACCAAAGCTGCGGCCTCGGCTAGCCGGATTGAAGCTGTATTAAAAACGGAAGCTCAGATTGTCGGCGGAACCTCCGTCTTCACCGAAACGGAAGATCCACTGTTGGAATTGGAGGAGGTCAGCTTTGGCTACAGCGAAGGTGAAAGTGCGGTCGAAGGGATCAGCTTCACAATTCACGCCGGTCAGACGATCGGACTGATCGGCGGCACGGGCTGCGGCAAAAGTACGATTGTGCAGCTGCTGCCGCGTTTAATTGATCCAACTTCGGGCATCATTCGTTTCTGCGGAAAACCGCTTCAGATGTATTCGTTGGCGGATTTACGGAAGCAGATCCGGATCGTACCGCAGAAAGCCGTGCTGTTTTCCGGAACGATCCGTGAGAATCTGCGCTGGGGTAATGAAACAGCCAGTGATGAGCAGCTGTGGCAGGCGCTGGAACTCGCCCAGGTCAAAACTTTTGTGGAAGCGATGGAGCAGGGGTTAGATACGATGCTGGTCCAGGGCGGCAAAAACTGTTCCGGCGGGCAGCGTCAGCGTTTGTGCATCGCACGGGCCTTAGTCGGCCAGCCGCAGCTGTTGGTATTGGATGACAGCACCAGCGCGCTGGATTATCAAACCGACGCCCGGCTGCGGAGTGGTTTAAAGACCTTATCTGGTTCACAAGCCGTTTTGATCGTTTCCCAGCGGATTGCTTCCATTCGGCATGCGGACCGCATTCTCGTCATGGATCAAGGCCGTCTGGTGGGCCAGGGTACACATGAAGAATTGCTTGAAAACTGCAAGTTCTATCAGGAAATTGTTCGTTCACAGACAAGGGAGGATCAGCGATGA